One region of Micromonospora ureilytica genomic DNA includes:
- the secD gene encoding protein translocase subunit SecD: MAPPQGQMRPGRQLAVLGFIFVVLYLLVFFAGASGSWKDRLEPKLGLDLIGGTRVTLEATNSVDGKPPTAENLEEAREIIESRVNAFGVAEAEVVTEGNRNIVISLPGENRDLTDVGSAAELRFRKVLKAASGSGVAEAPPAATPVPSGSAAPTGSATPTPTGSASPKVTSSPSGGQGGMAPASPSATPTPSASATASPSAAAPSASAEPVPASIEEQRKAVEQKIGAAAWQAANGLQAPADLTADPSLAEKLKPFGTLSPQEIAVLPAQMQFNVPTIGCTQLDQRPPASISDANQQVVSCEDGASKYLLDKAKVLGTDVSDADAVLDQTNAWVVSLDFTGDGQGKWTSLTREAFNNEGQACDATALGQDGKCRVAVVLDNEIVSSPEIQGVLTGNSQITGTFTQKDASTLAGQLRYGALPVTFEQQEAQNVTATLGASHLRAGLLAAGIGMLLVIVYAFFYYRLLGSVIFLSLILSALLVFGALVVLGRQIGFTLTLAGIAGMIVSLGVAADSFVIYFERLKDEIREGRSPRSAVPRAWIRARRTIISANAITLLSAVVLYVVSVGTVKGFAFALGLATVLDLVVVFLFRHPIMTMFARTRAFLSPRVSGLGRALPARNQPTQPRNPRAKEA; this comes from the coding sequence GTGGCACCACCTCAGGGACAGATGCGCCCCGGGCGGCAGCTCGCCGTGCTCGGGTTCATCTTCGTGGTCCTCTATCTTTTGGTGTTCTTCGCTGGCGCCAGCGGCAGTTGGAAGGACCGGCTCGAGCCCAAGCTCGGCCTGGACCTCATCGGCGGCACGCGGGTGACACTGGAGGCGACCAACAGCGTCGACGGCAAGCCCCCGACGGCGGAGAACCTCGAGGAGGCCCGCGAGATCATCGAGAGCCGGGTCAACGCGTTCGGCGTGGCCGAGGCCGAGGTGGTCACCGAGGGCAACCGCAACATCGTCATCTCCCTGCCCGGTGAGAACCGGGATCTCACCGACGTGGGCAGCGCGGCCGAGCTGCGCTTCCGCAAGGTGCTCAAGGCCGCCTCCGGCAGTGGCGTGGCCGAGGCGCCGCCCGCCGCCACGCCGGTCCCGTCCGGCAGCGCCGCCCCGACCGGCAGCGCGACGCCGACCCCGACGGGCAGCGCCTCGCCGAAGGTGACCTCGTCGCCCAGCGGCGGTCAGGGCGGAATGGCCCCGGCGTCGCCCAGCGCCACGCCTACCCCCTCCGCGTCCGCCACGGCCTCGCCGAGCGCCGCCGCGCCCAGCGCCAGCGCCGAGCCGGTGCCGGCCAGCATCGAGGAGCAGCGCAAGGCCGTCGAGCAGAAGATCGGCGCAGCCGCGTGGCAGGCCGCCAACGGGCTGCAGGCCCCGGCCGACCTGACCGCCGACCCGTCGCTGGCCGAGAAGCTCAAGCCGTTCGGCACGCTGTCTCCGCAGGAGATCGCGGTGCTCCCGGCGCAGATGCAGTTCAACGTGCCGACGATCGGCTGTACGCAGCTCGACCAGCGCCCCCCGGCGTCGATCTCCGACGCCAACCAGCAGGTGGTGTCCTGCGAGGACGGCGCGTCGAAGTACCTGCTCGACAAGGCCAAGGTGCTGGGCACCGACGTGTCCGACGCCGACGCGGTGCTCGACCAGACCAACGCCTGGGTGGTCAGCCTGGACTTCACCGGCGACGGCCAGGGCAAGTGGACCTCGCTGACTCGTGAGGCGTTCAACAACGAGGGCCAGGCCTGCGACGCGACCGCGCTGGGTCAGGACGGCAAGTGCCGGGTGGCCGTCGTCCTGGACAACGAGATCGTCTCCTCCCCGGAGATCCAGGGCGTGCTGACCGGCAACTCCCAGATCACCGGCACCTTCACCCAGAAGGACGCCAGCACCCTCGCCGGCCAGCTCCGCTACGGCGCGCTGCCGGTGACCTTCGAGCAGCAGGAGGCGCAGAACGTCACTGCCACGCTGGGTGCCAGCCACCTGCGCGCCGGTCTGCTCGCCGCGGGCATCGGCATGCTGCTGGTCATCGTCTACGCGTTCTTCTACTACCGGCTGCTCGGCTCGGTGATCTTCCTGAGCCTCATCCTCTCCGCGCTGCTGGTCTTCGGCGCGCTCGTGGTGCTCGGCCGGCAGATCGGCTTCACGCTCACCCTCGCCGGCATCGCCGGAATGATCGTCTCGCTCGGTGTGGCGGCGGACTCGTTCGTCATCTACTTCGAACGACTGAAAGACGAGATCCGGGAGGGGCGCAGTCCGCGTAGCGCGGTGCCCCGCGCCTGGATCCGGGCCCGTCGGACGATCATCTCGGCCAACGCGATCACCCTGCTCTCCGCAGTGGTGCTCTACGTGGTCTCGGTCGGCACGGTCAAGGGCTTCGCGTTCGCGCTCGGCCTGGCCACCGTGCTCGACCTGGTGGTGGTCTTCCTCTTCCGGCACCCGATCATGACGATGTTCGCCCGGACCCGGGCGTTCCTGTCCCCGCGGGTCAGCGGTCTGGGCCGGGCACTGCCGGCCCGCAACCAGCCGACTCAGCCCCGCAACCCGCGCGCCAAGGAGGCCTGA
- the yajC gene encoding preprotein translocase subunit YajC, translating to MGRSVTVHYAAAGGGAGGITPILMIALLFGVMYFMMIRPQQKRRKEAESMQSNLGPGDEVVTIGGLYGTVTGIEDDTVLIEVAPGVQTRYARPAIARVVTRAELPSEPVTEDADTVKE from the coding sequence ATGGGAAGGTCAGTAACCGTGCATTACGCAGCAGCGGGTGGCGGGGCCGGCGGTATCACGCCGATCCTGATGATCGCCCTGCTCTTCGGTGTCATGTACTTCATGATGATCCGGCCCCAGCAGAAGCGCCGCAAAGAGGCGGAGTCGATGCAGTCCAACCTCGGGCCCGGCGATGAGGTCGTGACCATCGGTGGGCTCTACGGCACGGTCACCGGCATCGAGGACGACACCGTCCTGATCGAGGTCGCACCGGGCGTGCAGACCCGCTACGCCCGCCCGGCCATCGCGCGGGTGGTCACCCGCGCGGAGCTGCCGAGCGAGCCGGTCACCGAGGACGCGGACACCGTCAAGGAGTGA